From the genome of Planococcus sp. MSAK28401:
TTTAAGAGTTATCATTTTGCAGCCATGCTCAAATAAAGTCGTATTAGCATAAATCCAAAAAACTCTAACTGATGAAGGAATACTTAACTTCAGTAGCTATTGAATTAATATTAACATTAATTTCCACTATTTCAAAAGAGGCTTGACTGAGGTTATCTCGAAGTAAAACCGTTCGTAAAAGTACACTTTTACGAACGCTTTGAAAACAGCTAAAAAAGGTCGAAAATAGCGTTCGTAAACGTATCAAAATACTTTACGAACGTTCGCGTATTTGCATACACTTTTACGAACACTTTTCAGGTATAATGAGAAGAAAGAATCGTTTTTAGAGGTGAATTATGGAACATCGAAAATTTGGTTACATACGCGTCAGCAGCAAAGATCAAAACGAAGGCCGTCAATTGGAAGCCATGCGGAAAATGGGCATCAATGAACGGGACATTTATTTGGACAAGCAAAGTGGGAAGAATTTTGAACGCGTAAACTATCAATTACTGAAACGGGTTATTCGAAAAGGAGATATTTTATATATCCACTCGCTAGATCGGTTTGGCCGGAACAAAGAAGAGATTCTCCAGGAGTGGAATGACCTGACGAAAAATATTGAAGCGGATATTGTAGTGCTGGATATGCCGTTACTCGATA
Proteins encoded in this window:
- a CDS encoding recombinase family protein; amino-acid sequence: MEHRKFGYIRVSSKDQNEGRQLEAMRKMGINERDIYLDKQSGKNFERVNYQLLKRVIRKGDILYIHSLDRFGRNKEEILQEWNDLTKNIEADIVVLDMPLLDTTQYKDSMGTFIADLVLQILSWMAEEERERIRKRQREGIDLALQNGIRFGRSPVLASEEFKVVYRKWKAGELTAVEAMKELKIKKTTFYKLVRNFESEVK